A section of the Lampris incognitus isolate fLamInc1 chromosome 8, fLamInc1.hap2, whole genome shotgun sequence genome encodes:
- the atg101 gene encoding autophagy-related protein 101, whose protein sequence is MNCRSEVLELTVEARQVDEAILALLHTILLHRSTGKFHYKKEGTYSIGTVGTQDIDCDFIDFTVVRVSSDELDRVIRKAVSEFKDALNNSGSDGMGQISLEFYQKKKSRWPFSDECIPWEVWTIKVNVVSLANEQERQICREKVGEKLGEKVINVVEVINRHEYLPKMPTQSEVDNVFDTSLKDVQPYLYKITYQITDSLGTSVSTTMRRLIKDTLAL, encoded by the exons ATGAACTGCCGCTCCGAGGTCCTTGAGTTGACGGTGGAGGCGAGACAGGTCGACGAAGCCATATTGGCCTTGCTGCACACCATCCTCCTGCACCGCAGCACGGGGAAATTTCACTACAAGAAAGAGGGCACCTACTCCATCGGCACCGTCGGCACACAGGACATAGACTGCGACTTCATCGACTTCACCGTCGTCCGGGTGTCCTCGGATGAGCTGGACAGAGTCATCAGAAAGGCTGTGTCCGAGTTCAAG GATGCTTTGAACAATTCTGGCAGTGATGGCATGGGACAAATCTCTCTGGAGTTCTACCAGAAGAAAAAATCCCGCTGGCCTTTTTCGGATGAGTGCATTCCTTGGGAAGTGTGGACCATCAAGGTCAACGTTGTCAGCCTGGCCaacgagcaagagagacagatctGCCGGGAGAAGGTCGGTGAGAAGCTCGGCGAGAAGGTGATCAACGTCGTCGAAGTCATAAACCGTCACGAATACTTGCCAAAGATGCCTACCCAATCAGAAGTGGACAATGTGTTTGACACCAGTCTCAAGGATGTCCAGCCCTACCTTTACAAAATTACATACCAGATCACTGACTCACTGGGCACCTCTGTAAGCACTACCATGAGAAGGCTGATCAAAGACACCCTGGCCTTGTGA
- the zbtb21 gene encoding zinc finger and BTB domain-containing protein 21 — protein sequence MESLVHYTNPSHALSVLGILNEQRMRGQMCDTVLVVGDQRYQAHRSVLASSSEYFQSLFTQADAEALRVVHLDFCEPDAFEIVLNYIYSSSLFVDKGSLAAIQELGYSLGIPFLTNIVSTRPHVSYCVSRKRLSFSEEDENDSQMRSVIVCRVQSDTSLPICTNLERKESEGSSPFSTRELAQSTFEQYSQESVKDSESIIRKPVEMSKDSKQKPTYPYSSILKGSSLHGTSERPQLQSSVSFSDADTQHMRLQSGTDLAAKEEEEESLYQTKVPFQGKMCVPSQTIDRSGPLIKSLLRRSLSMDSPVPVFSPTLELKELQNREQSVVKMISKASEVPEHNGSSKTASPLALRSKHPSKYDEKETQVEGEVQVKAEPSSPLADPLEIIRITVGDTLPVSLKDFQTNYDQGPRPDFSSFGKRKGRSDNRRYPFKKTRGFNEHHLSHGDNVPETMPQNTGMDGNDNTGESRQIFKCWNCLKVFRSNAGLHRHVNMYHNPEKPYACDICHKRFHTNFKVWTHCQTQHGIVQNPASSSSSVLDEKFQKKLIDIVREREIKKALLWKLKRNKQGLQSPSLTKKRSRTSFICPYCGKGFLFQSQYKQHLRTHPAEKADQDKERESVLLQKEDGIIEQKKDSDPDFYCCRLCSLKLSSLVEQGNHEMGCRHATVCPYCGLRFSSSTVKKNHEAHCKYKKLTCLECMRTFKSSFSIWRHQVEVHNHNMMTVKDQMSLKQQENREVVSDILQQGHYSDKPIATGNSRENILYSDSSGPPMYDSEDSSSYVPEDLSLSNQGKLVVKEEPMEEAVSERDNVESTKAGFEEPGVWPCEKCGNLFSSHKDLERHQELLCHIKPFICHICNKAFRTNFRLWSHFQSHMSTADEAGVKEVDRRPSSPSPSPPLALQISGRPSPQASVTKPAQTVPVAASAPPAAAADKPDSPEPGGSSVAKTKTPDVDGQHSSHSPLSKSNSVDNPAAPQESDTLFYHAPTLSVLTFKRQYMCKLCHRTFKTAFSLWSHEQSHGHL from the coding sequence ATGGAGAGCCTTGTGCATTACACTAATCCTTCCCATGCCCTCTCAGTGTTAGGGATTCTCAATGAGCAGCGTATGAGGGGCCAGATGTGTGACACAGTCCTGGTGGTGGGGGACCAGAGATATCAGGCTCACAGGAGTGTTCTGGCTTCCAGCAGTGAGTATTTCCAGTCCCTGTTCACACAAGCGGATGCAGAAGCCCTGAGAGTTGTGCACTTGGACTTCTGTGAACCTGATGCATTTGAAATAGTTCTGAACTACATTTATTCCTCCTCACTCTTTGTGGACAAAGGTAGTCTGGCAGCAATCCAAGAACTGGGCTACAGCCTAGGAATCCCCTTTCTTACCAACATTGTATCGACAAGGCCACATGTGTCCTACTGTGTCTCCAGAAAAAGGCTGTCCTTTTCTGAAGAGGATGAAAATGACAGTCAGATGAGGAGTGTCATCGTTTGTCGGGTCCAAAGTGACACATCTCTCCCCATCTGCACAAATTTGGAAAGAAAAGAATCTGAGGGGTCGTCACCCTTCTCTACTAGAGAACTTGCTCAGTCTACCTTTGAACAGTACTCACAAGAATCAGTCAAAGACTCTGAATCCATCATCAGAAAACCAGTTGAAATGAGTAAGGATTCTAAACAAAAACCCACCTATCCATACAGCTCCATACTAAAAGGCAGTTCATTACATGGTACATCAGAGAGGCCACAGCTCCAATCATCAGTGTCTTTCAGTGATGCAGATACTCAGCACATGAGGTTACAGTCTGGCACTGACCTTGCTgctaaagaggaggaggaagagtccCTCTACCAAACCAAAGTGCCCTTTCAGGGGAAGATGTGTGTTCCAAGCCAGACAATTGACAGAAGTGGGCCACTCATAAAAAGCCTTCTGCGTAGATCGTTGTCCATGGACAGCCCTGTCCCAGTCTTCTCACCCACGCTTGAGCTCAAGGAACTGCAAAACCGTGAACAGTCGGTTGTTAAAATGATATCAAAGGCATCAGAAGTGCCAGAGCACAATGGCAGCTCAAAAACAGCATCTCCACTGGCCCTCAGGTCAAAGCACCCCAGCAAGTATGATGAAAAAGAAACTCAGGTGGAAGGAGAGGTGCAAGTGAAAGCTGAACCCAGCAGTCCTCTTGCTGACCCTTTGGAGATTATTCGAATCACTGTTGGGGACACTTTACCTGTCAGTCTCAAAGATTTTCAAACCAATTATGACCAGGGTCCTAGGCCTGACTTCAGTTCCTTTGGGAAAAGGAAGGGCAGGTCAGACAACAGAAGATACCCATTCAAGAAGACCAGAGGATTTAATGAACATCATCTCTCCCATGGTGACAACGTGCCAGAAACAATGCCTCAGAACACTGGCATGGATGGTAATGATAACACTGGGGAATCACGGCAGATATTTAAATGCTGGAACTGTTTGAAGGTGTTTCGATCCAATGCTGGACTGCATCGCCATGTGAACATGTATCACAACCCCGAAAAGCCCTATGCTTGTGACATCTGCCACAAGCGTTTCCACACCAACTTCAAAGTCTGGACACACTGCCAAACTCAGCATGGCATAGTACAGAACCCAGCTTCGTCCTCCAGCTCTGTATTGGATGAAAAGTTTCAGAAGAAGTTAATTGATATTGttcgagagagagaaataaagaaagCTTTACTTTGGAAGCTCAAGAGGAATAAGCAGGGTTTGCAGTCTCCTTCACTTACCAAAAAGAGGTCAAGAACTAGCTTCATATGCCCTTACTGTGGGAAAGGATTTTTGTTCCAGTCACAGTACAAACAGCACTTGAGAACCCACCCTGCTGAAAAAGCTGACCAggataaagaaagagagagtgtcCTCCTTCAGAAAGAGGATGGAATCATTGAGCAGAAAAAGGACTCAGATCCTGATTTTTACTGCTGTAGGCTTTGCAGTTTGAAGCTGTCCTCACTTGTTGAGCAGGGTAACCACGAGATGGGGTGTCGGCATGCAACTGTATGCCCATACTGTGGTCTTCGATTCTCAAGTTCCACGGTCAAGAAAAACCATGAAGCACATTGTAAGTACAAGAAACTGACATGCCTGGAGTGCATGCGGACCTTTAAGTCCTCCTTCAGCATATGGCGCCACCAAGTAGAGGTACACAACCACAACATGATGACTGTTAAAGACCAGATGAGCCTAAAGCAACAAGAGAACAGAGAAGTGGTGTCTGACATTCTTCAACAGGGGCATTACAGTGACAAACCTATAGCAACTGGAAACTCTAGAGAGAATATTCTTTACAGTGACTCATCAGGTCCACCCATGTATGATTCAGAAGACTCGTCATCTTatgtgcctgaggacctgagtttGAGCAATCAGGGCAAGCTGGTAGTGAAAGAGGAGCCCATGGAAGAGGCTGTTAGCGAGAGGGATAATGTAGAGTCCACCAAAGCTGGGTTTGAGGAACCAGGTGTGTGGCCTTGTGAGAAATGTGGCAACCTTTTCAGCTCTCACAAAGATCTGGAAAGGCATCAAGAGCTGCTATGCCACATAAAACCCTTCATTTGTCACATCTGCAACAAAGCCTTCAGAACCAACTTCCGCCTTTGGAGCCACTTCCAGTCCCACATGTCAACTGCGGATGAAGCTGGAGTCAAAGAAGTTGACAGACGCCCTTCATCGCCATCTCCTTCACCACCCCTGGCGCTTCAAATCTCTGGACGTCCCTCCCCACAGGCCTCTGTGACTAAACCAGCTCAGACGGTGCCAGTGGCTGCAtcagcaccaccagcagcagcagcagataaGCCTGATAGTCCAGAGCCTGGTGGCTCATCAGTAGCTAAGACCAAGACGCCTGATGTAGATGGGCAGCACAGCAGTCACAGTCCTCTGTCAAAGTCAAACAGCGTGGACAATCCGGCTGCTCCTCAGGAATCAGATACACTCTTTTATCATGCACCCACTCTTTCTGTCCTGACATTTAAGAGGCAGTACATGTGTAAACTCTGTCACAGAACTTTCAAGACTGCCTTTAGTCTGTGGAGCCACGAACAGAGTCATGGCCACCTGTAA